atgggaaaatcaaaagaaatcagccaagacctcagaaaacaattgtagatggccacaagtctggttcatccttgggagcaattttcaaatgcctgaaagtaccacatttatctgtacaaacaatagtatgcaagaataaacaccatgggaccacgcagccgtcataccgctcaggaaggagacgcgttctgtctcatagagatgaatgtactttggtgtgaaaagtgcaactcaatcccagaacaacagcaaaggaccttgtgaagatgctggaggaaacaggtacataaatatctatatccacagtaaaacgagtcatatttcgtcataacctgaaaggccgttcagcaagaaacaagcaactgctccaaaaccaccatataaaagccagactatgttTTTTgtccacatggggacaaagaccgtattttttggagaaatatcttgtctgatgaaacaaaaatatggCCATAATGAcgatcgttatgtttggaggaaaaagggggaggcttgcaagccgaagaacaccatcccaaccgtgaagcacgggggtggcagcatcatgttgtaggggtgctttgctgcaggagagactggtgcacttcacaaaatagatggcatcatgagggaggaaattaTGTCGATTTATATTagaacaacatctcaagacatcagtcaggaagttaaagcttggtcgcaaatgggtcttccaaatggacattgacccccaagcatacttccaaagttgtggcaaaatgtattaaagacaacaaagtcaaggtattggagtggccatcacaaagccctgacctcaatcctatagacaacttgtgggcagaactgaaaaagcgtgtgcgagcaaggaggcctacaaacctgactcagttccaccagctctgtcatgaggaatgggccaaaattcacccaactcattgtgggaagcttgtggaaggctacctgaaacatttgacccaatttaaacaatttaaaggcaataccaCCAAATACTAATATAATGTCTGTAAACTgattctgatccactgggaatgtgatgaaataaataaaagctgaaataaatcattctgtctactattattctgacattgcacattcttaaaataaaggggtgatcctaactgacctaagacagggaatatttacttgtattaaatgtcaggaattgtgaaaaactgagtttaaatgtacttgactaaggtgtatgtaaacttcctacttcaactgaacctccccttttctctcctctattGTTGCTTCAGGCTAAATTAAATATGTTTTGTCCTTATCTTTATCATTCTAGTGACATGCTTTGAATAATACAGGACTAGAATTAGATGCAGGaggctttcacttctcttcataaagattgaatggttatgggtctgaataaataactgctatagtGTATATCCATCGTGCGGTTCGCTCCTCCTTTCGGTTGGCTGCTGGATTTAACATTCGTCCAATAGTCTACTGGTAGAAGAAATGCAAatttaaaatgaaataaatcCAGCAAGCTGTTCACGTCTGTCTTATCCTGCATTCAGGTGTGGGTctgttgagagacagagagagagagacagagagagagagacagagagagagagacagagagagagagacagagagagagagacagagagagagagacagagagagagagacagagagagagagacagagagagagagacagggagacagagagggagacagagagggagacagagagagacagagagagagagacagagagagagagagagagacagagagagagagagagagagacagagagagagagacagagagacagagacagagagacagagacagagagagagagacagagagagagagacagagagagagacagagagagagagacagagagagagagacagagagagagagacagagagagagagacagagagagagagacagagagagagagacagagagagatacagagagacagagagagagagacagacagagagagagagacagagagagagagacagagagagagagacagagagagagagacagagagagagagagagagagagagacagagagagagagacagagagagagagacagagagagagagagacagagagagagagagacagagagagagagagagagagacagagagacagtgttatTATGCATAACCCAACTCAGccgtctgtccccctccctgagATGGGccgtctgtccccctcccctccctgagaTGGGccgtctgtccccctcccctctctgagaTGGGccgtctgtccccctcccctctctgagaTGGAtcgtctgtccccctcccctccctgagaTGGGccgtctgtccccctcccctccctgagaTGGGtcgtctgtccccctcccctccctgagaTGGGCCGTCTGTCCCCCTCCGCtctctgagatgggctgtctgtccccctccctgagATGGGccgtctgtccccctccctgagATGGGccgtctgtccccctccctgagATGGGccgtctgtccccctcccctcgcTTAGATGGGccgtctgtccccctcccctcgcTTAGATGGGccgtctgtccccctcccctcgcTTAGATGGGccgtctgtccccctcccctccctgagaTGGGccgtctgtccccctccctccctgagatgggccgtctgtccccctcccctccctgagaTGGGccgtctgtccccctccctgagATGGGtcgtctgtccccctccctgagATGGGccgtctgtccccctccctgagATGGGccgtctgtccccctcccctccctgagaTGGGCTGCCTGTCCCCTCCCTGATCGTTGATTCAGTAGAGGAGTCACGTTTAGACATTGCAtataatttaacagttccatttcaggTCATACTGTTGATATAAATAATGTATTCTAATTGACCGTTTTCTCTCAGTTATTTATCCCGGGGAAAGGGAGTGGTTTGGGCCGTACATCTTGGTTTCCGGGGGCGGACGCTGcagggggatgatgtggccgtgtatggcagggtgGACGCTGcagggggatgatgtggccgtgtatggcagggcgaacgctgcaggagttgggggatgatgtggccgtgtatggcagggcgaaCGCTGcagggggatgatgtggccgtgtatggcagggcgggCGCTGCAGGAAACAAAAATATGGCCATAATGAcgatcgttatgtttggaggaaaaagggggaggcttgcaagccgaagaacaccatcccaaccgtgaagcacgggggtggcagcatcatgttgtaggggtgctttgctgcaggagagactggtgcacttcacaaaatagatggcatcatgagggaggaaattaTGTCGATTTATAttaaaacaacatctcaagacatcagtcaggaagttaaagcttggtcgcaaatgggtcttccaaatggacattgacccccaagcatacttccaaagttgtggcaaaatgtattaaagacaacaaagtcaaggtattggagtggccatcacaaagccctgacctcaatcctatagacaacttgtgggcagaactgaaaaagcgtgtgcgagcaaggaggcctacaaacctgactcagttccaccagctctgtcatgaggaatgggccaaaattcacccaactcattgtgggaagcttgtggaaggctacctgaaacatttgacccaatttaaacaatttaaaggcaataccaCCAAATACTAATATAATGTATGTAAACTGATTCTGatccactgagaatgtgatgaaataaataaaagctgaaataaatcattctctctactattattctgacattgcacattcttaaaataaagtggtgatcctaactgacccaagacagggattttttacttgtattaaatgtcaggaattgtgaaaaactgagtttaaatgtacttgactaaggtgtatgtaaacttcctacttcaactgaacctccccttttctctcctctattGTTGCTTCAGGCTAAATTAAATATGTTTTGTCCTTATCTTTATCATTCTAGTGACATGCTTTGAATAATACAGGACTAGAATTAGATGCAGGaggctttcacttctcttcataaagattgaatggttatgggtctgaataaataactgctatagtGTATATCCATTGTGCGGTTCGCTCCTCCTTTCGGTTGGCTGCTGGATTTAACATTCTTCCAATAGTCTACTGGTAGAAGAAATgcaaatttaaaataaaaaaaatccagcAAGCTGTTCACGTCTGTCTTATCCTGCATTCAGGTGTGggtctgttgagagagagagacagagagacagagagagagacagagagagagagagagacagagagagagacagaaagagagagagacagaaagagagagagagagagagagagagagagagagagagagacagagtgttatTATGCATAACCCAACTCAgccgtctgtccccctcctctccctgagaTGGGtcgtctgtccccctccctccctgagatgagccgtctgtccccctcccctccctgagaTGGGGTcgtctgtcccctccctccctgagatgggtcgtctgtccccctcccctccctgagaTGGGtcgtctgtccccctcccctccctgagaTGGGTcgcctgtccccctcccctccctgagaTGTGtcgtctgtccccctcccctccctgagaTGGGtcgtctgtccccctcccctccctgagaTGGGtcgtctgtccccctccctgagATGGGccgtctgtccccctcccctccctgagaTGGGtcgtctgtccccctccctgagATGGGtcgtctgtccccctcccctccctgagaTGGGtcgtctgtccccctccctccctgagatGGGTCGtctgtcccccctcccctccctgagaTGGGtcgtctgtccccctccctgagATGGGtcgtctgtccccctccctgagATGGGTCGCCTGTCCCCCCTCCCTGAGATGGGtcgtctgtccccctccctgagATGGGtcgtctgtccccctcccctccctgagaTGGGCCgtctgtccccctcccagagatgggtcgtctgtccccctcccagagatgggccgtctgtccccctcccagagatgggccgtctgtccccctccctgagATGGGccgtctgtccccctccctgagATGGGccgtctgtccccctcccctccctgagaTGGGCTGCCTGTCCCCTCCCTTATTGTTGATTCATCATTCAGAGGCCGTAGAGGAGTCACGTTTAGACATTGCAtataatttaacagttccatttcacgtCATACTGTTGATATAAATAATGTATTCTAATTGACCGTTTTCTCTCAGTTATTTATCCCGGGGAAAGGGAGTGGTTTGGGCCGTACATCTTGGTTTCCGGGGGCGGACGCTGCAGGGGGATGATGTGGCCATGTATGGCAGGGCGGATGCTGcagggggatgatgtggccgtgtatggcagggcggacgctgcaggagttgggggatgatgtggccgtgtatggcagggcgaacgctgcaggagttgggggatgatgtggccgtgtatggcagggcgaacgctgcaggagttgggggatgatgtggccgtgtatggcagggcgaacgctgcaggagttgggggatgatgtggccggagttgggggatgatggcagggcggacgctgcaggagttgggggatgatgtggccgtgtatggcagggtgaacgctgcaggagttgggggatgatgtggccgtgtatggcagggcggacgctgcaggagttgggggatgatgtggccgtgtatggcagggcggacgctgcaggtgttgggggatgatgtggtcgtgtatggcagggcgaacgctgcaggagttggggaaTGATGTGCATGGCGGCCGTGTATGGCAggcagggcggacgctgcaggagttggggttgatgtggccgtgtatggcagggcggacgctgcaggagttgggggatgatgtggccgtgtatggcagggcggacgctgcagggggtgatgtggccgtgtatggcagggcggacgctgcaggagttgggggatgatgtggccgtgtatggcaggcggacgctgcaggagttggggggatgatgtggccggacgctgcaggagttgggggatgatgtggccgtgtatggcaggggaCGGACGGCAGGGtggacgctgcaggagttggggaatgatgtggccgtgtatggcagggcggacgctgcaggagttgggggatgatgtggccgtgtatggcagggcggacgGCTGAGTTGGGGATGATGTGgccgctgcaggagttgggggatgatgtggccgtgtatggcagggcgaacgctgcaggagttgggggatgatgtggccgtgtatggcagggtggacgctgcaggagttgggggatgatgtggccgtgtatggcagggcgggCTGCACACTGCAGGTGGATGGGGGATGATGTGGGCCGATGCGTATGGCAGGGTGGACGCTGCAGGGgggatgtggccgtgtatggcaggggcggacgctgcaggagttgggggatgatgtggccgtgtatggcagggcggacgctgcaggagttgggggatgatgggGATGGCTGCGTGTATTGGGGGAGGGCCGTGTATGGCACGCTGATGTGGGCTGtaggagttgggggatgatgtggccgtgtggCAGGGTGGACGCTGCAGGAGGGCGGAGCGcttgggggatgatgtggccgtgtatggcagggcggacgctgcaggagttgggggatgatgtggccgtgtatggcagggtggacgctgcaggagttgggggatgatgtggccgtgtatggcagggtggacgctgcaggagttgggggatgatgtggccgtgtatggcagggcggacgcTGCTGGAGTTGGGGatgatgatgtggccgtgtatggcagtggggcggacgctgcaggagttgggggatgatgtggccgtgtatggcagggggacgctgcaggagttgggggatgatggcAGGGCGAAACGGCCGTGGCCCGTGTATGGCAGGGtggacgctgcaggagttgggggatgatgtggccgtgtatggcagggcgaaCGCTGCAGgtggatgatgtggccgtgtatggcagggtgGACGCTGGCAGGGGGTGATGTGGgcgtgtatggcagggcggacgctgcaggagttgggggatgatgtggccgtgtatggcagggcggacgctgcaggagttgggggatgatgtggccgtgtatggcggAGGcagggggatgatgtggccgtgtatggcacgcgaacgctgcaggagttgggggatgatgtggccgtgtatggcagggcggacgctgcaggagttgggggatgatgtggccgtgtatggcatgATGTGGGCGGAcgcgctgcaggagttggggatGATGTGGCAGGGCGGACGTATGTGGCCGTGTATGgggcggacgctgcaggagttgggggatgatgtggccgtgtatggcaggggcggacgctgcaggagttgggggatgatgtggccgtgtatggcagggcggacgctgcaggagttggggaatgatgtggccgtgtatggcagggcgaacgctgcaggagttgggggatgatgtggcgTGTATGgcgtggccgtgtatggcaggagttggggatgatgtggccgtgggCGGCgaacgctgcaggagttggggatGATgatgggggatgatgtggccgtggcTGCAGGAGTTGTGATGGCAGGGCAGGACGCTGCAGGGGGATGATGTGGACGCTGCAGGGGggtgatgtggccgtgtatggcagggcggacgctgcaggagttgggggatgatgtggccgtgtatggcagggcggacgctgcagggggatgatgtggccgtgtatggcagggctaacgctgcaggagttgggggatgatgtggccgtgtatggcagggcggacgctgcaggagttgggggatgatgtggccgtgtatggcagggcggacgctgcaggagttgggggatgatgtggccgttgGGGATGATGGCCGGCTATGGCAGGGtggacgctgcaggagttggggggatgatgtggccgtgtatggcagggcggacgcTGGAGGGGGAAGATGTGGCCATGTATGGCAGgggcggacgctgcaggagttgggggatgatgtggccgtgcaTGGCAGGGGCGTgtacgctgcaggagttgggggatgatgtggccgtgtatggcaggggcggacgctgcaggagttgggggatgatgtggccgtgtatggcagggcgaaCGCTGCAGGTGGATGTGTGGccggggatgatgtggccgtgtatggcagggcggacgctgcaggagttgggggatgatgtggccgtgtatggcagggcggacgctgcaggagttgggggaatgatgtggccgtgtatggcagggtggacgctgcaggagttgggggatgatgtggccgtgtatggcagggcggacgctgcaggagttgggggatgatgtggccgtgtatggcaggggcggacgctgcaggagttggggatgatgtggccgtgtatggcagggcggacgctgcaggagttgggggatgatgtggccgtgtatggcagggcgaaCGCTGcagggggatgatgtggccgtgtatggcatgGCGGggcgctgcaggagttgggggatgatgtggccgtgtatggcagggcggggcgctgcaggagttgggggatgatgtggccgtgtatggcagggcgggcgctgcaggagttgggggatgatgtggccgtgtatggcagggcggacgctgcaggagGGATGATGATGTGGCCGTGAATggcagggcggacgctgcaggagttgggatgatgtggccgtgtatggc
The Oncorhynchus masou masou isolate Uvic2021 unplaced genomic scaffold, UVic_Omas_1.1 unplaced_scaffold_3320, whole genome shotgun sequence genome window above contains:
- the LOC135534377 gene encoding uncharacterized protein LOC135534377; amino-acid sequence: SALPYTATSSPNSCSVIAMPYTATSSPNSPCKGPRMPYTATSSPPAAVRPAIHGHITPNCSVHPAIHGHIIQLLQRSPCHTRPHHPPTPAGVHPAIHGATSSPNSCSVPPCHTRPHHPPSSPNSCSVRPAIHGHIIPQLLQRPPCHIPLHALPHHSPTPAATSSPAPSALPYTATSSPNSCSVKPCPHGHIIPNSCSAPMPYTATSSQLLQRPPCHSRPHHHPSCSVRPAIHGHIIPQLLQRPPCHTRVRPAIHGHIIPGHTSTCSVRPAIHGHIIPQLLQRPPLPYTATSSPNSCSVHAPAMHGHIIPQLLQRPPLPYMATSSPSSVRPAIHGHIIPPTPAAVRPAIHGHITPLQRPHHPPAASCPAITTPAATATSSPIIIPNSCSVRRPRPHHPQLLPYTATPYTPHHPPTPAAFALPYTATSFPNSCSRPPLPYTATSSPNSCSVRPIHGHIRPPCHIIPNSCSASAHIMPYTATSSPNSCSVRPAIHGHIIPQLLQRSRAIHGHIIPLPPPYTATSSPNSCSVRPAIHGHIIPQLLQPSTLPYTGHGRFALPSSPNSCSVPLPYTATSSPNSCSVRPTAIHGHIIIPNSSSVRPAIHGHIIPQLLQPSALPYTATSSPKRSALLQRPPCHTATSSPNSYSPHQRAIHGPPPIHAAIPIIPQLLQRPPCHTRPHHPPTPAASAPAIHGHIPPAASTLPYASAHIIPHPPAVCSPPCHTRPHHPPTPAASTLPYTATSSPNSCSVRPAIHGHIIPQLLQRPHHPQLSRPPCHTRPHHPPTPAASALPYTATSFPNSCSVHPAVRPLPYTATSSPNSCSVRPHHPPNSSSALPYTATSSPCSIRPAIHGHIIPLQRPPPETKIARPAIHGHIIPLQRSPCHTRPHHPPTPAAFALPYTATSSPCSVHPAIHGHIIPLQRPPPETKMYGPNHSLSPG